In a genomic window of Micromonospora cremea:
- the rimM gene encoding ribosome maturation factor RimM (Essential for efficient processing of 16S rRNA): MQLVVGRIGKPHGVRGEVTVEVRTDEPEARFAPGSVLRTEPGAVPPPPPADGPGVPFRVPAELTIEESRFHQGRMLVAFAGIPDRDTAEALRGTLLVVDSADVEPPEDPEEFHDHQLVGLAVVTPAGERLGEVARIDHAPSSDLLVLRRPEGRVALIPFVRAIVPEVDLAGGRVIVDPPAGLLDL, from the coding sequence ATGCAGCTCGTCGTCGGCAGGATCGGCAAGCCGCACGGTGTCCGCGGTGAGGTCACCGTGGAGGTGCGGACCGACGAGCCCGAAGCACGGTTCGCCCCAGGCTCGGTGCTGCGCACCGAGCCTGGGGCGGTTCCGCCGCCCCCGCCCGCGGACGGGCCCGGGGTGCCGTTCCGGGTTCCTGCGGAGCTGACCATCGAGGAATCCCGCTTCCACCAGGGCCGGATGCTGGTCGCGTTCGCCGGGATACCGGACCGCGACACCGCCGAGGCGCTGCGCGGGACCCTGCTCGTGGTGGACAGCGCCGACGTGGAGCCGCCGGAGGACCCGGAGGAGTTCCACGACCACCAGCTCGTCGGGCTGGCCGTGGTCACCCCGGCCGGCGAGCGGCTGGGCGAGGTGGCCCGGATCGACCACGCGCCCTCCTCCGACCTGCTGGTGCTGCGACGCCCCGAGGGGCGCGTCGCGTTGATCCCGTTCGTCCGGGCGATCGTTCCGGAGGTCGACCTGGCCGGTGGACGTGTGATCGTCGACCCGCCGGCCGGACTGCTCGATCTTTAG
- the trmD gene encoding tRNA (guanosine(37)-N1)-methyltransferase TrmD — translation MRVDIVSIFPEYFAPLDLSLIGRARANGVLQLAVHDLRTWTHDVHRTVDDTPYGGGPGMVMRPEPWGGALDALAPAEAPPPRLLVPSPAGVPFTQAMAHELAAEPHLLFACGRYEGIDQRVLAHAATRMPVTEVSLGDYVLFGGEVAVLVVLEAVTRLLPGVLGNAGSLDEESHAHGLLEAPIYTKPPSWRGHDVPEVLRSGDHGKIARWRREEGLLRTAARRPDLLAALPADQLDKRDIAALDRAGFQPPPGDVAK, via the coding sequence ATGCGCGTCGACATCGTGTCGATCTTCCCGGAGTACTTCGCCCCTCTGGACCTGTCGCTGATCGGCCGGGCCCGGGCCAACGGCGTACTCCAGTTGGCCGTGCACGACCTGCGGACCTGGACCCACGACGTGCACCGCACGGTCGACGACACCCCCTACGGCGGCGGTCCGGGCATGGTGATGCGCCCGGAGCCGTGGGGCGGCGCGCTGGACGCGCTCGCGCCGGCCGAGGCCCCGCCGCCCCGGCTGCTGGTGCCCTCGCCGGCCGGTGTCCCGTTCACCCAGGCCATGGCGCACGAGCTGGCCGCCGAGCCGCACCTGCTCTTCGCCTGCGGCCGGTACGAGGGGATTGACCAGCGGGTCCTGGCGCACGCCGCGACCCGGATGCCGGTCACCGAGGTCTCGCTCGGCGACTACGTGCTCTTCGGCGGCGAGGTTGCGGTGCTGGTCGTCCTGGAGGCGGTCACCCGACTGCTGCCCGGTGTGCTGGGCAACGCCGGCTCGCTGGACGAGGAGTCGCACGCCCACGGGCTGCTCGAAGCGCCGATCTACACCAAGCCGCCGAGCTGGCGCGGGCACGACGTGCCAGAGGTGCTCCGCTCCGGCGACCACGGAAAGATCGCCCGCTGGCGCCGCGAGGAGGGACTGCTGCGCACCGCCGCCCGGCGTCCGGACCTGCTCGCCGCGCTGCCGGCCGATCAGCTCGACAAACGGGACATCGCGGCGCTGGACCGGGCCGGATTTCAGCCGCCGCCGGGGGATGTGGCAAAGTAG
- the rplS gene encoding 50S ribosomal protein L19: protein MNILDALDAQSKRTDLPDFRAGDTVKVHARVVEGNRSRVQIFQGVVIRRQGDGLRETFSVRKVSFGVGVERTYPLNGPGIDRIEIVTRGAVRRAKLYYLRELRGKKAKIKEKREKQPS, encoded by the coding sequence ATGAACATCCTGGACGCCCTTGACGCCCAGTCGAAGCGGACCGACCTTCCCGACTTCCGTGCCGGTGACACCGTCAAGGTGCACGCGCGAGTCGTCGAGGGCAACCGGTCCCGTGTCCAGATCTTCCAGGGCGTCGTCATCCGCCGCCAGGGTGACGGACTGCGCGAGACCTTCTCGGTCCGCAAGGTGAGCTTCGGTGTCGGTGTCGAGCGGACCTACCCGCTCAACGGCCCGGGCATCGACCGGATCGAGATCGTGACCCGTGGTGCCGTGCGCCGCGCCAAGCTGTACTACCTGCGCGAGCTGCGCGGCAAGAAGGCCAAGATCAAGGAGAAGCGGGAGAAGCAGCCCAGCTGA
- the lepB gene encoding signal peptidase I: MVQTLDEDGTVDPWRRRARRARRQMPLWQELPLLLVVAFCLAVLIRTFLLQAFFIPSGSMEDTLLIGDRVLVNKVVYDVRDPVRGEVVVFRGTDRWAPQVDEQPAPGFTGKLTRTVGDLVGVSRPGEKDFIKRVIGLPGDRVKCCDSQGRVTVNGTPLNEPYVVRDSPLELPPNPGECRSRRFDEVVVPPGQIFVMGDHRLVSQDARCQGPVPIDNVVGRAFMVVWPSSRWNPLSVPSTFDDVSGPAGASSGAPPIRPTPQGGVLLLLPLVAALRGSRAFRTVTSGPAT; encoded by the coding sequence GTGGTGCAGACGCTTGACGAGGACGGCACCGTCGATCCGTGGCGCCGGCGGGCCCGCCGCGCCCGCCGGCAGATGCCGCTCTGGCAGGAGCTCCCGCTGCTGCTGGTCGTCGCGTTCTGCCTCGCGGTGCTGATCCGAACCTTCCTGCTCCAGGCGTTCTTCATCCCGTCCGGCTCGATGGAGGACACTCTCCTGATCGGCGACCGCGTGCTGGTCAACAAGGTCGTCTACGACGTCCGCGACCCGGTGCGCGGCGAGGTGGTGGTCTTCCGGGGCACCGACCGCTGGGCGCCGCAGGTCGACGAGCAGCCGGCGCCGGGCTTCACCGGCAAGCTCACCCGGACCGTCGGCGACCTGGTGGGGGTGAGCCGCCCCGGCGAGAAGGACTTCATCAAACGGGTGATCGGCCTCCCCGGCGACCGGGTCAAGTGCTGTGACAGCCAGGGCCGGGTCACCGTCAACGGCACCCCGCTCAACGAGCCCTACGTGGTGCGCGACTCCCCGCTGGAACTGCCGCCCAACCCGGGGGAGTGCCGCTCCCGGCGCTTCGACGAGGTCGTCGTGCCGCCCGGCCAGATCTTCGTGATGGGCGACCACCGGCTGGTCTCCCAGGACGCCCGCTGCCAGGGCCCGGTGCCGATCGACAACGTGGTCGGCCGTGCCTTCATGGTGGTCTGGCCGTCCTCCCGGTGGAATCCGCTGTCGGTGCCGTCGACGTTCGACGACGTGTCCGGGCCGGCTGGCGCCTCCTCGGGCGCGCCGCCGATCAGACCGACCCCGCAGGGCGGTGTGCTGCTGCTTCTTCCCCTGGTGGCCGCGCTGCGGGGTTCCCGCGCGTTCCGGACGGTGACGTCCGGCCCGGCAACGTAG
- the lepB gene encoding signal peptidase I, whose product MIDEQTDKPRSSFWKELPILLGVAILVAVLVRAFVLQTFFIPSPSMENTLKIDDRVLVNKLVYDFRSPHRGEVIVFKAPIEWSGNPDGEDFIKRVIGVGGDHVVCCDPQERLVINGKSLDEPYIFSMDGVRDKPADQEFDITVPKGRLWVMGDHRAASGDSLEHWQQSGQNITEATIPEGEVVGRAFTVFWPVSRATWLTVPDQYDGIPKP is encoded by the coding sequence GTGATTGACGAGCAGACCGACAAGCCCCGCAGTTCCTTCTGGAAGGAGCTGCCGATCCTGCTGGGTGTGGCGATCCTGGTTGCGGTGCTGGTCCGCGCCTTCGTGCTGCAGACCTTCTTCATCCCCTCCCCATCCATGGAGAACACTCTCAAGATCGATGACCGGGTGCTGGTCAACAAGCTGGTCTACGACTTCCGGTCACCGCACCGCGGCGAGGTGATCGTGTTCAAGGCGCCGATCGAGTGGAGCGGCAACCCCGACGGTGAGGACTTCATCAAGCGGGTAATCGGCGTGGGTGGTGACCACGTGGTCTGCTGCGACCCGCAGGAGCGGCTGGTGATCAACGGCAAGTCGCTCGACGAGCCGTACATCTTCTCGATGGACGGGGTCCGCGACAAGCCGGCCGACCAGGAATTCGACATCACCGTGCCGAAGGGGCGGCTGTGGGTGATGGGCGACCACCGGGCCGCCTCGGGCGACTCGCTGGAGCACTGGCAGCAGTCCGGGCAGAACATCACCGAGGCCACCATCCCCGAGGGTGAGGTGGTCGGGCGGGCGTTCACCGTATTCTGGCCGGTCAGCCGGGCCACCTGGCTGACCGTGCCGGATCAGTACGACGGCATCCCGAAGCCGTAG
- a CDS encoding NUDIX hydrolase yields MTVYTPRRAARVLLVDAAGRVLLFNGFDPARPGHRYWFTSGGGLDPAESPAAGAARELAEETGLRLDPAELGEPVWSETAEFPFDGVWYRQQQMFFLVRVSSWQVDTAGFDDVERRSIAGHRWWSPEELAATDERYYPAELPALLTRLLQPTAGVGRDEGSC; encoded by the coding sequence GTGACCGTCTACACCCCTCGACGCGCCGCCCGCGTGCTGCTCGTCGACGCGGCCGGCAGGGTCCTGCTCTTCAACGGCTTCGACCCGGCCCGCCCCGGGCACCGCTACTGGTTCACCTCGGGCGGTGGGCTGGATCCGGCGGAGTCACCGGCGGCGGGCGCGGCCCGGGAGCTGGCCGAGGAGACCGGGTTGCGGCTCGACCCCGCCGAGCTGGGCGAGCCGGTCTGGTCCGAAACGGCCGAGTTCCCGTTCGACGGTGTGTGGTACCGCCAGCAGCAGATGTTCTTCCTGGTCCGGGTGTCGTCGTGGCAGGTGGACACCGCGGGCTTCGACGACGTCGAGCGGCGCAGCATCGCCGGTCACCGCTGGTGGTCGCCGGAGGAGCTGGCGGCCACCGATGAGCGGTACTACCCGGCCGAGCTGCCCGCCCTGCTGACCAGGCTCCTGCAACCGACCGCCGGTGTCGGCCGGGACGAGGGCTCGTGCTGA
- a CDS encoding ribonuclease HII, producing MLTPPRTVVRREAGLYALERALQRRGFRQVAGADEAGRGACAGPLVAAAAVLPEGRRGEIEGLADSKLLTPASRERVYAEVVDRALAYAVVVIPAEEVDARGLHVCNLSAMRRALASLTTRPEYVLTDGFGVDGLGVPGLAVWKGDRVAACVAAASVLAKVTRDRIMVELDGVFPAYGFAEHKGYITPEHSAALREHGPCREHRFSYINVAAVSGRDGRPPRARRPVHPGPDEPMERSWASGSTVGVALGEQLRPPAPVGEDVVMEGGVR from the coding sequence GTGCTGACCCCGCCGCGCACCGTCGTGCGCCGGGAGGCCGGGCTGTACGCGCTGGAGCGGGCGTTGCAACGGCGCGGCTTCCGGCAGGTCGCCGGCGCCGACGAGGCCGGCCGGGGCGCGTGCGCCGGTCCGCTCGTCGCCGCCGCGGCGGTGCTGCCCGAGGGCCGACGCGGCGAGATCGAGGGGCTGGCCGACTCCAAGCTGCTCACCCCGGCCAGCCGGGAGCGGGTGTACGCGGAGGTCGTGGACCGCGCGCTGGCGTACGCCGTGGTGGTCATCCCGGCTGAGGAGGTCGACGCCCGGGGGCTGCACGTGTGCAACCTGTCCGCGATGCGCCGGGCGCTCGCCTCGCTCACCACCCGGCCGGAGTACGTGCTGACCGACGGTTTCGGCGTGGACGGCCTGGGTGTGCCGGGGCTGGCGGTGTGGAAGGGCGACCGGGTGGCGGCCTGCGTAGCGGCGGCCAGCGTGCTCGCCAAGGTCACCCGGGATCGGATCATGGTGGAGTTGGACGGGGTGTTCCCGGCGTACGGCTTCGCCGAGCACAAGGGCTACATCACCCCGGAGCACTCCGCGGCGCTGCGGGAGCACGGGCCGTGCCGGGAGCACCGGTTCTCGTACATCAACGTCGCCGCGGTCTCCGGCCGCGACGGCCGGCCGCCGCGCGCCCGGCGGCCCGTCCACCCGGGCCCGGACGAGCCGATGGAGCGCTCCTGGGCGTCAGGGAGTACCGTCGGCGTGGCGTTGGGCGAGCAGCTTCGGCCTCCGGCGCCGGTGGGGGAAGATGTGGTCATGGAAGGCGGAGTGCGATGA
- a CDS encoding DUF2469 domain-containing protein has product MSAEDLEKYETEMELQLYREYRDIVRQFSYVVETERRFYLANQVDLHVRNSDGEVYFEVEMHDAWVWDMYRPARFVKNVRVMTFKDVNVEELEKPDISLPADSGFGG; this is encoded by the coding sequence ATGAGCGCGGAAGATCTCGAGAAGTACGAGACCGAGATGGAGCTGCAGCTCTACCGGGAGTACCGCGACATTGTCCGCCAGTTCTCCTACGTGGTGGAGACGGAACGCCGGTTCTACCTGGCCAACCAGGTCGATCTGCACGTGCGCAACTCCGACGGCGAGGTCTACTTCGAGGTCGAGATGCACGATGCCTGGGTGTGGGACATGTACCGTCCTGCCCGGTTCGTGAAGAACGTCCGAGTGATGACCTTCAAGGACGTCAACGTCGAAGAGCTGGAGAAGCCCGACATCTCGCTGCCCGCCGACTCCGGCTTCGGCGGCTGA
- a CDS encoding sulfite oxidase: MTTVDDRTPGSRQDDSTPHLGAVGAPTAPGSRQDDSTPHLGAVGAPTVAEVSGPSRLAEPDEAISAEELQLAARNHGIPLEALRYDVTPAGLHYLLTHYDIPELDAATHALTVGGAVDRPLTVSLAELRERPRVTHRVTLECAGNGRALLHPRPVSQPWLVEAVGNAEWTGTPLAPLLREAGLGPDAVDVVFTGADHGVERGVEQDYQRGLPVADALREEVLLAYEMNGAPLLPQHGAPLRLIVPGWYGMAHVKWLRSVEVRTEPFEGYQNAVAYRLRRDAEDPGVPVTRIEPRALVRPPGFPDFMSRRRVLRPGPCTLDGRAWSGHAPVVAVEVTTDGGASWTPAELDAAEGDFAWRRWRHEWTATPGRYVLSARATDASGRTQPVEQPWNRGGFANNLVQRVEVVVPAE; encoded by the coding sequence ATGACCACTGTCGATGACCGGACGCCGGGGTCGCGGCAGGACGACTCGACTCCGCACCTCGGGGCCGTCGGCGCGCCGACGGCCCCGGGGTCGCGGCAGGACGACTCGACTCCGCACCTCGGGGCCGTCGGCGCGCCGACGGTGGCCGAGGTGAGCGGGCCGTCCCGGCTCGCTGAGCCGGACGAGGCGATCAGCGCCGAGGAGTTGCAGCTCGCCGCCCGCAACCACGGCATCCCGCTGGAGGCGCTGCGCTACGACGTCACCCCGGCCGGGCTGCACTACCTGCTCACCCACTACGACATCCCGGAGCTGGACGCGGCCACGCACGCGCTGACCGTCGGCGGCGCGGTGGACCGGCCGCTGACCGTCAGCTTGGCGGAGCTTCGTGAGCGGCCCCGGGTCACCCACCGGGTCACCCTGGAGTGCGCCGGCAACGGTCGCGCTCTGCTGCACCCCCGGCCGGTCAGCCAGCCCTGGTTGGTCGAGGCGGTCGGCAACGCCGAGTGGACCGGCACCCCGCTGGCGCCGCTGCTGCGCGAGGCGGGTCTCGGGCCGGACGCGGTCGACGTGGTCTTCACCGGCGCCGATCACGGCGTCGAGCGCGGGGTGGAGCAGGACTACCAGCGTGGGCTGCCGGTCGCCGACGCGCTGCGCGAAGAGGTGCTGCTGGCGTACGAGATGAACGGTGCTCCCCTGCTGCCGCAGCACGGTGCGCCGCTGCGGCTGATCGTGCCGGGCTGGTACGGCATGGCGCACGTGAAGTGGCTCCGCTCGGTAGAGGTCCGGACCGAGCCGTTCGAGGGCTACCAGAACGCGGTCGCCTACCGGCTGCGCCGCGACGCCGAGGACCCGGGTGTTCCGGTCACCCGGATCGAGCCGCGCGCGCTGGTCCGCCCGCCCGGCTTTCCCGACTTCATGTCCCGCCGCCGGGTGCTGCGGCCGGGACCGTGCACTTTGGACGGTCGGGCCTGGTCGGGGCACGCTCCGGTGGTGGCCGTGGAGGTGACCACCGACGGCGGGGCGAGCTGGACCCCGGCTGAGTTGGACGCCGCGGAGGGCGACTTCGCTTGGCGGCGGTGGCGGCACGAGTGGACCGCGACGCCGGGCCGGTACGTGCTCAGCGCGCGGGCGACGGACGCCTCCGGGCGGACCCAGCCGGTCGAGCAGCCGTGGAACCGGGGCGGCTTCGCCAACAACCTGGTGCAGCGGGTAGAGGTCGTGGTGCCGGCCGAGTGA
- a CDS encoding class I SAM-dependent methyltransferase family protein, whose amino-acid sequence MARDWLAWHDDYDQPGSALAARLAEVREQVRAALDRAPTGPLRVLSACAGQGRDLIPVLATHPRRDDVTARLVELDPRNAAVAEDAARAAGLTGVQVVVGDAAVTDAYADLVPADLVLLCGVFGNVSDADVRATVGHAVALCASGGTVIWTRHRREPDLVPTICEWFARAGFTPVAVGTPADRVGVGVHRHLGRPRPLPPKVTMFHFLPR is encoded by the coding sequence ATGGCTCGGGACTGGCTCGCCTGGCACGACGACTACGACCAGCCGGGGTCGGCGCTGGCCGCCCGGCTGGCCGAGGTGCGGGAGCAGGTTCGGGCGGCACTGGACCGGGCGCCGACCGGGCCGCTCCGAGTGCTCAGCGCGTGCGCCGGTCAGGGTCGGGACCTGATCCCGGTGCTCGCCACCCATCCGCGCCGCGACGACGTGACCGCCCGCCTGGTCGAGTTGGACCCGCGCAACGCGGCGGTGGCCGAGGACGCCGCCCGGGCGGCTGGTCTCACCGGCGTACAGGTGGTGGTCGGCGACGCGGCGGTGACCGACGCGTACGCCGATCTGGTCCCGGCCGACCTCGTGCTGCTCTGCGGGGTGTTCGGCAATGTGTCGGACGCCGACGTCCGGGCCACCGTGGGGCACGCCGTCGCGCTCTGCGCGAGCGGCGGCACGGTGATCTGGACCCGGCATCGCCGCGAGCCCGACCTGGTGCCCACCATCTGTGAGTGGTTCGCGCGGGCGGGATTCACGCCGGTCGCGGTAGGTACCCCGGCGGACCGGGTCGGCGTCGGCGTGCACCGTCACCTCGGCCGTCCCCGGCCGCTGCCACCCAAGGTGACGATGTTCCATTTCCTTCCCCGCTGA
- a CDS encoding murein hydrolase activator EnvC family protein has translation MRPPLAPRAFSIRRAVLLCAAFPLALTVQLCGLALLVAPLPRLAPALVVPVAVVAPAPTDAGPGPFRWPVDGPPRPVRRFDPPPRPWLAGHRGVDLAAPAGAVVRSAGPGTVLFAGMVAGRPVVDVGHAGGLRTTHEPVRPAVRPGQPVAAGAPLGELLPAHPGCTAAACLHWGLRRGADYLDPLALLGLGPVRLLPLGGVSAGRAVPAAVRPAVRTRRRRCRPGR, from the coding sequence ATGCGACCGCCACTCGCCCCGCGTGCCTTCTCGATCCGCCGCGCCGTCCTGCTCTGCGCCGCGTTCCCGCTCGCGCTGACCGTCCAGCTCTGCGGGCTGGCGCTGCTGGTCGCGCCGCTGCCCCGCCTCGCGCCGGCGCTGGTCGTGCCGGTCGCGGTCGTGGCGCCCGCACCAACGGACGCCGGCCCGGGGCCGTTCCGGTGGCCGGTCGACGGGCCGCCCCGCCCGGTGCGCCGATTCGACCCGCCGCCCCGCCCATGGCTGGCCGGGCACCGCGGGGTGGACCTGGCGGCCCCGGCCGGAGCGGTGGTCCGCAGCGCCGGGCCGGGCACGGTGCTCTTCGCGGGCATGGTCGCCGGTCGGCCGGTGGTCGACGTGGGGCACGCCGGCGGGCTGCGGACCACCCACGAGCCGGTGCGACCGGCGGTACGCCCCGGCCAGCCGGTCGCCGCCGGTGCGCCGCTGGGCGAGCTGCTGCCTGCGCATCCGGGCTGCACGGCTGCGGCCTGCCTGCATTGGGGGCTGCGCCGGGGAGCGGACTACCTCGACCCGCTGGCCCTGCTCGGCCTCGGCCCGGTGCGCCTGCTCCCGCTCGGCGGGGTCAGCGCTGGGCGAGCAGTGCCGGCAGCCGTACGGCCAGCCGTTCGTACTCGTCGGCGGCGTTGTAGACCTGGCCGGTGA
- a CDS encoding aminotransferase class V-fold PLP-dependent enzyme, which produces MSGQIIEGVYVGWDRIRESFSLDPAVSHLNHGSFGAVPIGVQRAQQRLRDEMEANPLRFFTQGLVDRIAHTRRHLAGFLGTDPDGSALVGNTTTGVAVVLQSLGLQPGDEVLSTDHGYGAVSLAIQRECRRTGAVSRVLPIPLAATDEQIVQTVRAGLRPGRTRLLVVDQLTSATARLFPAAAIVGVAREHGVPVLVDAAHAPGMLPTPVTSIGADFWVGNLHKWGYAPRGTALLAVTAPWRDRIEPLVVSWEQDAGFPARLEWQATLDYTSWLAAPAGLFTLRSLGVDRVREHNAALAAYGQRVVGDALGVPPAQLPDPGGPAVALRIIPLPAGMATTIDAARALQTRIGERLAAEVAVMSWNGRGWLRLTGQVYNAADEYERLAVRLPALLAQR; this is translated from the coding sequence ATGTCCGGGCAGATCATTGAGGGTGTCTACGTCGGCTGGGATCGCATTCGGGAATCCTTCTCACTCGACCCGGCGGTCAGCCACCTCAACCACGGCTCGTTCGGCGCGGTACCGATCGGCGTGCAGCGGGCCCAACAGCGGCTGCGCGACGAGATGGAGGCCAACCCGCTGCGCTTCTTCACCCAGGGGCTGGTCGACCGGATCGCGCACACCCGCCGGCACCTGGCCGGTTTCCTGGGTACCGACCCGGACGGCAGCGCACTGGTCGGCAACACCACCACCGGCGTCGCGGTGGTGCTCCAGTCGCTGGGGCTTCAGCCCGGCGACGAGGTGCTCAGCACCGACCACGGGTACGGGGCGGTGAGCCTGGCCATCCAGCGGGAGTGCCGCCGGACCGGGGCGGTCAGCCGCGTCCTGCCGATCCCGCTGGCCGCCACCGACGAGCAGATCGTGCAGACCGTCCGCGCCGGCCTGCGCCCGGGGCGGACCCGGCTCCTCGTCGTCGATCAGCTCACCTCGGCCACCGCCCGGCTCTTCCCGGCCGCCGCCATCGTCGGGGTGGCCCGCGAACACGGCGTCCCGGTCCTGGTGGACGCCGCGCACGCGCCGGGCATGCTGCCGACCCCGGTCACCAGCATCGGCGCCGACTTCTGGGTGGGCAACCTGCACAAGTGGGGGTACGCCCCACGCGGCACCGCCCTGCTCGCGGTGACCGCGCCGTGGCGGGATCGGATCGAGCCGCTGGTGGTCTCGTGGGAGCAGGACGCCGGTTTCCCGGCCCGGCTGGAATGGCAGGCCACCCTGGACTACACCTCGTGGCTGGCCGCCCCGGCGGGCCTGTTCACGCTGCGCAGCCTGGGCGTCGACCGGGTCCGGGAGCACAACGCCGCCCTCGCCGCGTACGGCCAGCGGGTGGTGGGGGATGCGCTGGGGGTGCCTCCCGCCCAGCTGCCCGACCCCGGCGGGCCCGCGGTGGCTCTGCGCATCATTCCGCTGCCGGCCGGCATGGCCACCACCATCGACGCGGCGCGGGCGCTCCAGACGCGCATCGGCGAACGGCTCGCCGCCGAGGTGGCGGTGATGAGCTGGAACGGTCGGGGGTGGCTGCGACTCACCGGCCAGGTCTACAACGCCGCCGACGAGTACGAACGGCTGGCCGTACGGCTGCCGGCACTGCTCGCCCAGCGCTGA